One genomic window of Gracilinema caldarium DSM 7334 includes the following:
- a CDS encoding adenylate kinase, with amino-acid sequence MKLVFLGPPGAGKGTLAAKAVEFLQIPHISTGAIFRAAIANKTALGLKVKEIIDAGKLVDDETTIALVRERLAQADAQKGYILDGFPRTIAQAEALEGFSKVDRVVNFDIPDSAVIERLSGRRVCKNCGANYHILFNKPKKEGICDLCGGELYTRDDDKAEAIQKRLEVYRAQTAPLIDYYRKKGLLVDVDARPAVDQVIANFRQALQV; translated from the coding sequence ATGAAGCTAGTTTTTCTCGGACCTCCCGGAGCAGGCAAGGGAACCCTGGCCGCAAAGGCGGTGGAGTTCCTGCAAATTCCCCACATATCAACCGGGGCCATTTTCAGAGCCGCCATAGCCAATAAAACCGCCCTTGGCCTTAAGGTTAAGGAAATCATCGATGCGGGTAAGCTGGTGGATGATGAAACCACCATCGCCCTCGTCAGGGAACGGCTCGCCCAAGCCGATGCCCAAAAGGGATACATCCTGGATGGATTCCCCCGGACCATTGCTCAGGCAGAAGCCCTGGAAGGCTTTTCCAAGGTAGACCGGGTGGTAAATTTCGACATTCCCGACTCAGCGGTGATTGAACGGCTTTCGGGACGCCGGGTCTGCAAGAACTGCGGTGCTAATTATCATATTCTCTTTAACAAACCCAAAAAGGAAGGAATCTGCGACCTGTGCGGCGGCGAGCTGTATACCCGGGACGACGATAAGGCAGAAGCAATCCAGAAACGGCTCGAGGTCTACCGGGCCCAGACCGCGCCCCTCATCGACTACTACCGGAAGAAGGGTCTTTTAGTTGATGTAGATGCCCGGCCTGCGGTGGACCAGGTTATCGCCAATTTCCGCCAGGCCTTACAGGTTTAA
- a CDS encoding tRNA dihydrouridine synthase, with the protein MRVPYLLAPMAALSHRALRQLIDEFGGCDEYFSEMLSAPSLLAANPLEIYYLDNGPVPDKLVYQLVGSDADTLTKAAELLDVRECRGIDLNMGCSAPEIVRIGAGVWWMDHPDEAFSLVGRLRHAIRHHRFSVKLRLGSDDNLDRLVSFCQGLEREGVDLITLHPRTSKEKLKRRARWTAVDVVKKALTIPVAGNGDIEDASQLVHRAKGGCDAVMVGRAAVKAPWIFAQARSLEGLREPLPAIDLLAVADRFLGLLEQYQPPEYFESRAKKFFLYFCDNLTWAHHVRTLLGRERDRRGMIGVLEDYFAQDGRDRYIPAFSGQNLTGTNLTVL; encoded by the coding sequence ATGAGGGTTCCCTATTTACTTGCTCCCATGGCAGCCCTAAGTCACCGGGCTCTGCGTCAGCTTATTGATGAATTTGGTGGCTGCGATGAATATTTTTCTGAAATGCTCAGTGCCCCATCCCTTTTGGCAGCCAATCCATTAGAAATCTATTATCTTGATAACGGCCCAGTGCCGGATAAACTGGTGTATCAGCTGGTGGGCTCCGATGCGGACACCCTTACGAAAGCCGCTGAACTTCTGGATGTCCGGGAATGCCGGGGAATTGACCTCAATATGGGCTGTTCCGCACCGGAAATTGTCCGCATCGGAGCCGGTGTCTGGTGGATGGACCATCCCGACGAAGCCTTTTCCCTAGTAGGCCGCCTCAGACATGCAATTCGCCACCACCGGTTCAGTGTAAAATTGCGGCTTGGTTCCGACGATAATCTGGACCGCCTGGTGAGCTTCTGCCAGGGGCTTGAACGGGAAGGTGTGGACCTCATTACCCTCCATCCGCGGACCAGCAAGGAAAAGCTCAAGCGCCGCGCGCGGTGGACCGCCGTGGATGTAGTGAAGAAGGCCCTGACTATTCCTGTGGCTGGCAATGGGGATATAGAAGACGCATCTCAGCTGGTCCACCGCGCGAAAGGCGGCTGTGACGCTGTAATGGTAGGCAGAGCTGCGGTAAAGGCCCCCTGGATTTTTGCCCAAGCCCGATCGCTGGAAGGTCTGCGGGAGCCCCTACCTGCCATCGATCTTCTGGCTGTGGCGGACCGTTTCCTTGGGCTTTTAGAACAGTACCAGCCCCCGGAGTATTTTGAAAGCCGGGCAAAGAAGTTTTTCCTGTATTTCTGCGACAATCTTACCTGGGCTCACCATGTACGGACCCTTCTAGGGCGGGAACGGGATCGTCGCGGCATGATTGGTGTGCTGGAGGATTACTTTGCCCAGGACGGCCGGGATCGGTACATCCCGGCTTTCTCTGGTCAAAATCTGACAGGTACAAATCTGACAGTTTTGTGA
- a CDS encoding DeoR/GlpR family DNA-binding transcription regulator: protein MNESLNERERLILDKLSQLGSISVTDLATELQLSEVTIRSDLKGLEEKGWLQRTRGGAAPAYHRDILERQRLHTEEKQAIARAAAELVQDGDVIMIEAGTTTALIARYLVGKRDVHIVTNSTLVFSYARMNPALQITMTGGEFRRPTESLVGPITLETISRLNVRLAFVGTDGFSLHRGMTTHLVEGGEIVKAMKAHAEQTILVADSSKYGKVGFVSVLPLQEVALIITDRNLSSQAITELQEASISVQVT, encoded by the coding sequence ATGAATGAAAGTTTAAATGAAAGAGAACGATTAATTCTCGATAAACTCTCACAACTGGGCTCAATATCGGTTACTGATTTGGCAACAGAGTTACAGTTATCGGAAGTAACAATCAGATCGGATTTGAAAGGCCTCGAAGAAAAGGGATGGCTTCAGCGAACTCGAGGTGGAGCGGCTCCAGCATATCATCGAGATATTCTTGAACGACAACGGCTTCATACAGAAGAAAAACAGGCAATCGCCAGGGCTGCGGCCGAGCTGGTTCAAGATGGTGATGTGATTATGATCGAGGCAGGAACTACCACAGCACTCATCGCCCGTTATCTGGTAGGTAAACGGGATGTGCATATTGTTACCAACTCTACGCTCGTTTTTTCTTATGCCCGTATGAATCCAGCTTTACAAATCACTATGACAGGCGGTGAATTTCGGCGCCCTACGGAATCATTAGTAGGACCAATAACGCTAGAAACAATCAGCCGGCTGAATGTGCGTCTTGCTTTTGTCGGAACCGATGGTTTTAGCCTGCATCGTGGAATGACAACGCACCTTGTAGAAGGTGGAGAGATTGTAAAAGCCATGAAAGCCCATGCAGAACAGACCATTTTGGTTGCCGACTCGAGCAAGTACGGAAAAGTTGGTTTTGTTAGTGTGCTTCCCTTGCAGGAAGTAGCGCTTATTATAACGGATCGCAACCTCAGTTCCCAGGCGATTACGGAATTGCAGGAAGCTTCTATATCGGTGCAAGTAACATAA
- a CDS encoding dihydrolipoamide acetyltransferase family protein: MAHIVIMPRQGNTVESCIIVGWNKKEGDEVLEDTPLCDVETDKATFEVVAGAKGTLLKTLHEAGDDVPVLQPIAIIGEAGEDWQTILANAQGITEKTIADQETLNTEQPIDGSMPVSPRARNLAARAALDLTGVSGTGPGGRIIERDVQSILEYRQPLTAAARAAVAEGGTADLLPTEGSGIGSRIRTADLKTGLAEGGMHDQNSTEKTQEPQAMGAVIRGGAASAITEEPIKGIRKLIADRMLESLSSTAQFTLNSHARVDRMLDLRQRFKTSQPDLGLSGITLNDLVLFMVSRILPLYPFMNAHKNDDTLITYKQVHLGMAVDTPRGLMVPVIRNADQLSLVQISAEAKRLASACQQGTITPDELSGSTFTVTNLGNLGIESFTPVINIPEVAILGVCGVELKPLAQAGTLNGALEPSEIQFVPHIGLSLTINHQVVDGAPAARFLKALCDGISQVDLWLAR, encoded by the coding sequence ATGGCCCATATCGTTATTATGCCACGACAAGGTAATACGGTTGAATCCTGTATCATTGTCGGTTGGAATAAGAAAGAAGGAGATGAAGTATTGGAAGATACTCCCCTCTGTGATGTAGAAACGGATAAGGCAACCTTCGAAGTTGTAGCTGGTGCGAAGGGGACGCTCTTAAAAACCTTACATGAAGCAGGGGATGATGTACCGGTTCTGCAACCTATTGCTATTATAGGAGAAGCCGGCGAGGATTGGCAAACAATACTGGCAAATGCTCAAGGTATCACAGAAAAAACTATCGCTGACCAGGAAACACTCAACACAGAACAGCCCATTGACGGCTCCATGCCAGTATCTCCCCGAGCACGGAACCTGGCGGCCCGGGCAGCCCTGGACCTTACAGGAGTTTCAGGTACAGGACCTGGCGGCAGAATAATTGAACGGGATGTGCAGTCAATTCTGGAATATCGGCAACCCTTAACCGCCGCTGCCCGGGCCGCCGTAGCAGAAGGTGGTACAGCAGACTTATTGCCAACAGAAGGATCTGGAATCGGATCTAGAATTCGAACCGCAGATTTGAAAACAGGCCTCGCAGAGGGGGGAATGCATGATCAAAATAGTACAGAAAAGACACAAGAGCCTCAGGCCATGGGGGCAGTAATTCGAGGAGGGGCTGCCTCTGCTATCACCGAGGAACCCATCAAAGGCATACGAAAGCTCATTGCAGACCGGATGCTCGAGTCTCTATCGAGTACTGCCCAATTTACGCTCAACAGCCACGCCCGTGTAGATCGAATGCTCGATTTGCGGCAGCGTTTTAAAACCTCTCAACCGGATTTAGGACTTTCTGGTATTACCCTTAACGATCTAGTGTTGTTTATGGTATCCCGAATCTTACCTCTCTATCCTTTTATGAATGCTCATAAAAACGATGACACCCTCATCACCTACAAACAGGTTCATCTTGGCATGGCGGTAGATACCCCCCGGGGTCTTATGGTCCCGGTGATTCGTAATGCGGATCAACTCAGCCTGGTTCAAATTTCAGCAGAAGCAAAGCGGCTTGCGTCAGCCTGCCAACAGGGGACTATCACCCCCGATGAATTGTCTGGATCGACCTTCACAGTAACAAACCTAGGCAATTTGGGCATTGAAAGCTTTACTCCGGTCATCAATATACCGGAAGTTGCAATTCTTGGCGTATGTGGAGTGGAGCTTAAACCACTTGCACAAGCGGGGACCCTTAATGGGGCTCTCGAACCAAGCGAAATACAGTTTGTACCCCATATCGGATTAAGTCTTACGATTAATCACCAGGTAGTTGACGGAGCTCCAGCAGCCCGATTCCTTAAAGCCCTCTGTGATGGCATCAGTCAGGTTGATCTCTGGCTCGCCCGATGA
- the lpdA gene encoding dihydrolipoyl dehydrogenase — protein sequence MYDVVIIGGGPAGYLSAERLGHGGKKVLLIEKSFLGGTCLNVGCIPTKTLLNSAKLYVHALEADRFGIHCERTTYDWQAIQAWKTEVVSKLRAGIAGMMNNYKVTVMEGTGELVSAPKGDAGARVRITLQDGTVQETTGRTVLISTGSVPVLPPIPGVQNNPHILDSTGLLETTKVPTSLTIIGGGVIGVEFASLFAALGSKVTVIEMMDEIVPFMDREQAPILRRAMKGVDFHLGCRVEKIEGSRVWYKNLDGREDQIESELILMAVGRRPQLSGWGAERVCLDIRRQGILVDDRMRTNVPGVWAAGDVTGKSLLAHTAYRMGEVAVSDILTYLDRLEGKNETPRNNRMRYDAIPWAIYGIPEAAGVGITEQEAVERGFSITKASLPMRISGRFSAENSFAAPGACKVIADATTGRILGVHAVGAYASEFIWGAAALIEQELRIKDVQELIFPHPTVSEIIREVVWTM from the coding sequence ATGTATGATGTAGTAATTATCGGTGGCGGTCCTGCGGGTTATCTCTCCGCTGAACGGTTAGGCCATGGTGGGAAAAAGGTCCTTTTAATCGAAAAGTCCTTTCTCGGTGGTACTTGCCTGAATGTGGGGTGCATCCCCACAAAGACCCTTTTAAACTCCGCAAAACTCTATGTTCATGCACTGGAAGCAGATCGATTTGGTATTCACTGTGAGAGAACTACCTATGATTGGCAAGCTATTCAAGCATGGAAAACTGAAGTGGTGAGTAAGCTCCGTGCAGGTATTGCGGGGATGATGAATAACTACAAGGTCACTGTTATGGAAGGAACCGGTGAACTGGTTTCAGCCCCAAAGGGTGATGCAGGGGCACGAGTTCGCATTACTCTGCAAGATGGTACGGTTCAGGAAACAACTGGACGGACAGTGCTTATTTCCACAGGTTCCGTACCTGTACTGCCACCAATACCGGGGGTACAAAACAATCCACACATTCTTGATTCTACCGGGCTTTTAGAAACGACAAAGGTTCCCACATCCCTCACTATTATCGGCGGTGGGGTTATTGGTGTCGAGTTTGCGTCCCTCTTTGCTGCTTTGGGAAGTAAGGTGACAGTAATTGAGATGATGGATGAGATTGTACCTTTTATGGATCGGGAACAGGCGCCGATTTTGCGGCGGGCTATGAAAGGGGTGGACTTCCATCTGGGATGCCGGGTGGAAAAAATAGAAGGAAGTCGGGTCTGGTATAAGAATCTGGACGGCAGAGAAGACCAGATTGAGTCTGAGTTAATCCTCATGGCTGTGGGCCGGCGGCCACAACTTTCAGGTTGGGGGGCCGAGCGAGTATGTCTAGATATACGTCGTCAGGGGATCCTTGTGGATGACCGTATGCGTACTAATGTACCAGGAGTTTGGGCTGCCGGAGATGTAACGGGGAAAAGTCTATTAGCCCATACAGCATATCGGATGGGCGAAGTTGCGGTCTCGGACATTCTGACCTATCTCGACCGTCTTGAGGGTAAGAATGAGACACCACGGAATAATCGCATGCGTTATGATGCCATTCCCTGGGCAATCTATGGCATACCCGAAGCGGCCGGCGTTGGAATTACCGAACAAGAGGCAGTGGAAAGAGGATTTTCGATAACAAAGGCAAGTCTGCCCATGCGAATATCCGGCCGTTTTTCCGCTGAGAACAGCTTTGCTGCACCGGGAGCTTGCAAGGTTATTGCTGATGCAACCACTGGAAGGATCCTTGGAGTACATGCAGTAGGGGCTTATGCCTCTGAGTTTATTTGGGGTGCAGCGGCTCTCATTGAACAGGAACTGCGGATAAAGGATGTTCAAGAACTTATTTTTCCCCATCCTACGGTCAGTGAAATAATCCGTGAAGTTGTGTGGACGATGTAA
- a CDS encoding alpha-ketoacid dehydrogenase subunit alpha/beta produces the protein MPKSLLINPGEVRKAQVIKIKDIPVNQYRSDIQKEVATYGKKRLLRVWYDMVTIREFESMLNSFKTMGSWNGIEYNHKGPAHLSIGQEAAAVGQCINLTIDDFIFGSHRSHGEILAKCYSAIWQLDEVSLEHIMKDFLNGDTLSIAEKVPYRNIKDLAENFVLYGTLAEIFARKAGFNRGLGGSMHAFFTPFGSMPNNAIVGGSADIATGAALYKRINRKPGIVIANIGDASMGCGPVWEAMMLASMDQYRNLWPEDVGGAPPILFNFFNNFYGMGGQTMGETMGYQVLARVGAGVNPENMHSERVDGYNPLAVAEAIARKKELLLAGKGPVLLDTLTYRISGHSPSDASSYRTQEEIKLWQEADAIEAYGNYLITNGLCTKEELETQRETIQEKLLEVVKLATNDTISERVSGQFIESVMYSHSRVDKMEDRSAELLQNLNENPRVKALQGKYRYGFDSEGKPVPKNKAFQYRDALFEALAYRCTIDPTMAAWGEENRDWGGAFAVYRGLTELLPYHRLFNSPISEGAIVGAGVGYALSGGRAVVELMYCDFMGRAGDEIFNQAAKWQAMSAGLLKMPLVIRVSVGNKYGAQHSQDWSALVAHIPGLKIMFPATPYDAKGMMNLALRGTDPVIFFESQLLYDVSEQFEKNGVPQAYYEIPEGEPAIRKQGKDITIATLGATLYKALEAARILQERWGLEAEIIDLRFINPLNYEVIIESVKKTGKLVLASDAVERGSFLHTVASNVQTLAFDYLDGPVAVVGSRNWITPAAEMEHLYFPQKEWIIDTIHERLLPLKGHVPTTVQSIGEILRRNRLGV, from the coding sequence ATGCCAAAATCATTATTGATTAACCCTGGGGAGGTACGGAAAGCCCAGGTTATCAAAATTAAGGATATTCCGGTTAATCAGTATAGATCGGATATTCAAAAAGAAGTGGCAACCTATGGAAAGAAACGGCTACTCAGGGTTTGGTATGACATGGTAACCATTCGCGAATTTGAGAGCATGCTCAATTCGTTTAAGACCATGGGATCTTGGAACGGTATAGAATATAACCATAAAGGGCCAGCTCATCTTTCCATCGGACAAGAAGCCGCTGCGGTTGGCCAGTGCATCAACCTGACAATTGATGACTTCATATTTGGCAGCCACCGTAGTCATGGAGAAATACTTGCCAAATGCTATTCTGCTATCTGGCAATTGGATGAGGTTTCACTTGAACATATTATGAAAGATTTTTTAAATGGTGACACCCTGTCGATCGCAGAAAAGGTCCCCTATAGGAACATAAAAGACCTGGCGGAAAATTTTGTACTCTACGGAACGCTGGCAGAAATTTTCGCCCGCAAAGCCGGATTTAACCGTGGTTTGGGTGGATCTATGCACGCCTTCTTTACCCCCTTTGGATCCATGCCGAACAATGCCATTGTAGGCGGCTCAGCGGATATTGCCACAGGAGCGGCCCTCTATAAGCGGATAAACAGAAAGCCGGGTATTGTGATCGCCAATATCGGAGATGCCTCCATGGGTTGTGGTCCCGTATGGGAAGCGATGATGCTTGCTTCTATGGATCAGTATCGGAACCTCTGGCCTGAAGATGTGGGCGGTGCTCCGCCAATTCTTTTTAATTTCTTTAATAATTTCTACGGTATGGGTGGACAAACCATGGGGGAGACCATGGGGTACCAAGTCTTAGCACGAGTAGGAGCGGGAGTGAATCCTGAGAACATGCACAGTGAGCGGGTCGATGGGTATAACCCCCTTGCGGTAGCTGAGGCTATTGCCCGGAAAAAAGAATTACTCCTCGCAGGAAAAGGCCCGGTTTTGCTCGATACCCTCACCTATCGTATATCTGGCCACTCACCTTCCGATGCTTCCAGCTATCGGACCCAGGAAGAAATTAAACTCTGGCAAGAAGCCGATGCAATAGAAGCCTATGGAAATTATCTTATAACGAACGGGCTCTGTACCAAGGAAGAACTGGAGACCCAGCGGGAAACTATCCAGGAGAAACTGCTCGAAGTGGTAAAACTAGCGACCAACGATACTATATCAGAACGGGTTTCAGGTCAATTTATCGAATCTGTCATGTATTCTCACAGTAGGGTTGATAAAATGGAGGATCGGTCGGCAGAGCTCCTCCAAAATCTTAATGAAAATCCACGGGTCAAAGCCCTGCAGGGGAAATATCGTTATGGCTTTGACAGCGAGGGTAAACCTGTACCCAAGAACAAGGCCTTTCAATACCGTGATGCCCTTTTTGAAGCCCTGGCATATCGTTGTACCATAGATCCCACCATGGCAGCCTGGGGCGAAGAAAACCGAGACTGGGGCGGAGCCTTTGCGGTATATCGGGGACTTACCGAACTACTTCCTTATCACAGGCTCTTTAACAGTCCTATTTCGGAAGGAGCTATAGTCGGCGCCGGTGTAGGCTATGCCCTTTCGGGAGGCCGGGCGGTGGTTGAACTTATGTACTGCGATTTTATGGGCCGAGCGGGAGATGAAATTTTTAACCAGGCAGCAAAATGGCAGGCTATGTCAGCGGGACTTTTAAAAATGCCCTTAGTTATCCGTGTTTCGGTTGGCAATAAATATGGAGCCCAGCACAGCCAGGACTGGTCTGCCCTAGTGGCTCACATTCCAGGGCTAAAAATCATGTTCCCCGCCACACCCTATGACGCCAAGGGCATGATGAATCTTGCACTACGGGGCACTGATCCAGTCATTTTCTTCGAAAGCCAACTGCTATATGATGTTAGCGAACAGTTTGAAAAGAATGGTGTACCCCAAGCTTACTATGAGATTCCCGAAGGCGAGCCCGCCATTCGCAAACAGGGGAAAGATATAACCATCGCAACCCTTGGGGCAACCTTATATAAAGCTCTTGAAGCAGCCCGGATATTGCAAGAACGATGGGGTCTGGAAGCAGAAATTATAGATTTGCGATTTATCAATCCTCTAAATTATGAAGTTATCATTGAATCGGTGAAAAAAACTGGAAAGCTTGTGTTAGCCAGCGATGCGGTAGAACGAGGGTCTTTTCTGCACACCGTGGCTAGCAATGTACAGACCCTCGCGTTTGATTATCTTGATGGACCGGTGGCGGTGGTTGGCAGCCGGAACTGGATTACTCCGGCAGCAGAAATGGAACATCTTTACTTCCCTCAAAAAGAATGGATTATCGATACCATCCACGAACGGCTTCTGCCCTTAAAGGGGCATGTACCAACCACAGTACAAAGTATCGGTGAGATTCTGCGCCGGAACCGACTTGGGGTGTAA
- a CDS encoding PHP domain-containing protein, translating to MKERINDPACGSMERLQALRHYIQKVFLEQGEQWVPQTNGEVNNHIHTIYSFSPYTPAMAALKAWESGLEAAGSVDHDSLGAAEEMLTACEILGIGGCVGFEVRVNFKYGPDGNPGPFAERKINNPDSQGLVYMTVQGIPRQAYGKVRNFLQPLQEVRNKRNRAMVERINTKLSHVGLKNLSFEKHILPLSQAHTGGSVTERHLMAAVARLLIEEFEAGPALVGALGSQFGIKPSPKLTMLLGDRTNPHYLFDLIGLLKTDFLPDVFIQPDDSECIPAKQVVDFARSIGGIPAYAYLGDVKDSPTGDKKAEHFEDAYLDELFQELQRLGYQAVTYMPPRNTKEQLQRVQNLCKQYNFMEISGVDINSSRQSFTCPEVLLPAFHHLVDSTWALIAHERLASINIHYGLFHPENPLAGLSLAKRIAAYAKIGQSFDRQHPEESARRIIQEKQLEVYRYE from the coding sequence ATGAAAGAACGCATCAACGATCCGGCCTGTGGGTCCATGGAACGGCTACAAGCGTTGCGGCACTATATTCAGAAGGTATTCTTAGAACAGGGAGAACAATGGGTGCCGCAAACAAACGGTGAAGTAAACAATCACATTCATACGATATATAGCTTTAGCCCCTATACACCTGCCATGGCAGCGCTTAAGGCATGGGAATCGGGGCTCGAAGCAGCCGGTTCAGTGGATCATGACTCTCTGGGAGCAGCGGAAGAAATGCTCACGGCCTGTGAAATCCTTGGTATAGGAGGCTGTGTTGGCTTTGAAGTCCGGGTCAATTTTAAGTACGGCCCTGATGGAAATCCCGGCCCTTTTGCAGAGCGGAAAATAAACAATCCCGATTCTCAAGGTCTTGTGTACATGACTGTTCAGGGTATTCCGCGACAAGCCTACGGTAAGGTTCGGAACTTTTTACAGCCCCTTCAGGAAGTCCGGAATAAACGGAACCGAGCCATGGTAGAACGGATCAATACAAAGCTCAGCCACGTGGGCCTAAAAAACCTTTCTTTTGAAAAACACATACTCCCCCTCTCTCAAGCCCATACAGGAGGAAGTGTTACCGAACGGCATTTGATGGCTGCTGTAGCCCGCTTGCTCATTGAGGAATTCGAAGCAGGACCAGCCCTTGTGGGAGCCTTGGGTTCTCAATTTGGAATTAAGCCATCACCTAAACTCACGATGTTACTTGGCGACAGAACCAATCCCCACTATCTTTTCGACCTTATTGGTTTATTAAAAACAGACTTTCTGCCCGATGTGTTTATCCAACCCGATGACTCAGAATGTATACCCGCAAAACAGGTTGTAGATTTTGCTCGATCCATTGGTGGGATTCCTGCTTATGCATATCTGGGTGATGTAAAAGATTCGCCTACGGGAGATAAAAAGGCTGAACACTTTGAAGATGCCTATTTGGATGAACTTTTTCAGGAATTACAACGATTAGGCTACCAGGCAGTAACCTATATGCCACCACGAAACACGAAAGAACAACTTCAAAGAGTGCAGAATCTCTGTAAACAATATAATTTTATGGAAATTTCTGGAGTAGATATAAACAGTTCCCGTCAGTCTTTTACCTGTCCTGAGGTCCTTCTACCTGCGTTCCACCACTTGGTAGATAGCACCTGGGCGCTCATAGCCCATGAACGACTGGCATCCATCAATATTCACTATGGCCTTTTTCATCCAGAAAATCCATTAGCGGGACTCTCACTCGCAAAACGGATCGCCGCCTATGCCAAGATTGGTCAAAGCTTTGATCGCCAGCATCCAGAGGAGAGTGCCCGCCGCATTATTCAAGAAAAGCAACTGGAGGTCTATCGCTATGAATAG
- a CDS encoding SDR family NAD(P)-dependent oxidoreductase, translated as MNRLMQIIAPILRGLYLHATGQSVVVLPGNTLVETECHIDVRPAMQGEDIHEEMAAKIASETCKSWIFEHSPSGVDALQTHGISQQLPSCIQVQTTSNIYTFWVDWDLDRCRDRIQRLDTQPLEISSQTKSMSSYEQLFQSRIRIAERKVALITGGAQGFGEELVQGLVGAGALVFIADLNYNGAQTLANRLNTHYGRTVALPVACNVAEETSVQEMVAHIVEQAGGLDICVSNAGILKAGSVLDQELAAFKLVTDVNYTAFFLVTKYVAQVMRCQALTAPEWYTDIIQINSKSGLEGSNKNGAYAGSKFGGIGLVQSFAMELVEYNIKVNAICPGNFFDGPLWSDPQKGLFVQYLQTGKVLGAKTVTDVRAFYEAKIPMKRGCTGPDVLRALFYIIEQVYETGQAVPVTGGQVMLH; from the coding sequence ATGAATAGATTGATGCAAATTATTGCGCCCATACTAAGAGGTCTCTATCTGCATGCGACAGGACAAAGTGTGGTGGTTTTACCCGGAAATACACTGGTAGAAACAGAATGTCATATTGATGTGCGGCCAGCTATGCAGGGTGAAGATATACATGAAGAGATGGCAGCAAAAATCGCCTCAGAAACATGTAAATCCTGGATTTTTGAACACAGTCCTTCCGGTGTGGATGCACTTCAAACACATGGAATATCACAACAATTGCCTTCATGTATACAGGTACAAACTACTTCGAATATATACACCTTCTGGGTAGACTGGGACTTGGATCGTTGCAGGGATCGGATACAGCGTCTCGACACACAACCACTTGAGATTTCATCTCAAACAAAGTCCATGTCAAGCTATGAACAATTATTCCAGAGTCGTATTCGGATTGCAGAAAGGAAAGTTGCCCTGATAACCGGTGGTGCCCAGGGATTTGGAGAGGAACTTGTTCAAGGGCTCGTCGGTGCAGGAGCTTTAGTCTTTATTGCAGATTTGAATTATAATGGTGCCCAGACTTTGGCAAATCGACTCAATACCCACTATGGCAGAACCGTAGCCCTACCAGTTGCCTGTAATGTGGCCGAGGAGACCTCTGTTCAGGAAATGGTTGCCCACATTGTAGAACAAGCTGGTGGCCTCGATATTTGTGTAAGTAACGCCGGTATTCTGAAAGCGGGGAGTGTTTTAGATCAGGAACTTGCCGCATTTAAGCTGGTGACCGATGTTAATTATACAGCTTTTTTTCTGGTAACTAAATATGTGGCTCAGGTAATGCGATGCCAGGCATTAACAGCCCCAGAGTGGTATACAGATATTATTCAGATTAATTCCAAATCCGGTTTAGAAGGTTCAAATAAGAATGGAGCCTATGCGGGAAGTAAATTTGGCGGCATCGGCCTAGTACAAAGTTTTGCTATGGAACTGGTGGAATATAACATTAAGGTAAATGCCATTTGTCCCGGTAATTTTTTTGATGGCCCCCTCTGGTCAGATCCACAGAAGGGTCTCTTTGTTCAATATCTTCAGACAGGTAAGGTCCTGGGAGCCAAAACAGTCACCGATGTTCGTGCTTTTTATGAGGCCAAAATACCTATGAAACGGGGTTGTACCGGGCCTGATGTACTCCGGGCTCTTTTTTACATTATTGAACAGGTTTATGAAACCGGCCAGGCAGTCCCAGTAACTGGCGGCCAGGTCATGCTTCATTAG